In the genome of Shewanella denitrificans OS217, the window CTCGATAATATTGAGCTCCACATCCATGCCTTTAGATTTAGCATAGGTGGTGAACTCTTCTTTAAATGGACTGATGTAGCCTTCCCATTCGAGCACATTGAGGGTAACGGCGAAACCATTTACCGAAAACAACACTCCTGCCCACAGCAGGCAACTAATACCAAGGCGTTTCATTATCATCATTGTCAATCATCCTTATTTTGGGTTTCATGCATGTGGCGAATTCTGAGTGGAAAGCAAACTAGGGTTGCTTAAATCTTGTATAAGGATTAGTCAGTCTTAGACTTTTAGCCAGTAACCAGAGCAAATAAGCTGATAAAAATTAACTTGCTAGCGCAGGTGTTTGTACCATGAAGGCTGGGAAGCTATCGAACAGGCGGCAGCTTCACTCCTTCTCGCGCCTTTGAGTCAGCATTTCCTTGTGTTTACCTTGTCAGGGTTAAAGCCGCTGTGGTACGGATAAAATCCGATTTAATTAATTTAACATTTCGACTACAAATACAGCATTTATCTTGCTACTATCCCAGCCGAGTTAATAAACTAGGGAGGGTTAAGGTAGCCTAGCTGCAATGAAATTGGGATTCTGATTGCTCATTTTTTGATATGAATATAATTATAAAATACAAAAAATAGGGTCAAAAATGAAATTCAATAAACTAAATATGGGGTTGTTATTATCGCTTGCGACTAGCTTTTCTTTTGTGTCTAGTCTGAGCTATGCCGATGATATCGAAGTTTACTTTAACCACACAGTTAACCCTCCTGCAATACAAGCCAATCTTGAACATAAAATTGTCGATTTAATTAATTCTGCTAATTCATCTTTGTATATGGCTATCTACGATTTGGATTTGCCTAATATTGCAAATGCCATGGTGTCGGCAAAACAAAGAGGTGTAGATGTTAAATTTATTACCGATGAAGATAATATTGCTGGAGAAAACTTAACCGCACTTGGAATATTAAATCAGGGTGGGGTGCCTTGGATAGATGACACTGAAAATGGTAGCGCGGGTTCTAAAATCCAACATAATAAATTTATCGTGGTTGATGGCAAAAAAGTATTATCCGGCAGTACTAACTTTAGCCAGTCTGGCGTGCACGGTGATTTAGATGCCCAAGGTAATTTGATTAGCGAAGGCAATGATAATCATATCGTCATCATAGATTCTAACCAGATGGCAAACGTATTTACTCATCAGTTTAATCTTATGTGGGGCGATGGCCCTGGTGGTGCTAAGGATTCGCTATTTGGTTTAGGCAAGCCTGATCATCAACTCGAGACCGTGTATACCAATAACGATAACATTCGCATCGACGTGCAATTCACCCCTCAGTCTCCGACGCTATATCAGGGCTCTAGCTTGTATAACATGCAGCAGTATATCCGCAATGCTAATCGCCGCATTCATTTAGCACAGTTTGTTATTAGCGCTCAAGATGTTGCCGATGAAATGGAGCTAAGACACGATGCAGGCGTGGAAGTACAGGGTCTAGGTGATAGGTCGTTCTTTTCCCGTTATTATTCTGAGTTCCAAGATATGTTAGGCAAAGAAGAGCCTAATACTGCAGGTGTGATAGAGGTCGACAGCTACACAGGCGCTGTGAACAACATCTGGGAAAACCCTGCCGATGTGCGTGTCGCCAAGCTAAATGGCAACGATAAATGGCACCATAAGTACATCATCATCGATGACATAGTGTTAACGGGCTCGCACAATATTAGTGGTGCTGCTGCCTTCGGTAACGATGAAAACGTGGTAGTTATCCATGATGCACAAACTGCCGCCGAATTTGAAGGTCACTTCAGCTATGCATTTTGTTTAGCGGGTAATGGTAGTAATTGTGTCCAGACTAGCTATACCGAAGGAACGTGGGAGGGGGTTTTCTTCTCGGCATCTCAAGTTGGTGTGGTGATGGACATGGTCAATAATGCCACCTTGAATGAGCTCGATATTGATGCCGCGATGAATAAGACCGCAGCGAACAATATTATTGCCGCCCGTCCTATCACAAGCATGGATCAACTTGCCGCAGTGTCTTATGTTGGCGCTGCCGCAATGACAGATCTTAAAGACTACATCAGTGCTTGGCAGGCTAAGTAAGCTCTGTCTAGCTTAGCTGTTAGATTTGGCGCACAGCCTAGCTGTGCGCCTTGAGGTCAATGTTATCAAAGCGGTCAATTTGATTGACCGTTTTTTTTTTGCTGATTTTTAGCCTAGTTAAAGGGAAGGTATTAAGTGTGTTGAACTCTAGGGAGAATACGCCTGTTCGAGTTTATGCATTTCACTCATTATTGGTGAAACTCATCATTTGTTTCAGTATGTAAGTTTTGCATTGGTTGTAGGTTATTGAAATTTAGTGAATAAATTATCTGGCTCGATATTTGCTAACTTTTTTACAACTTAATCAAGAAGATAAAAATTATGCTGCTGGATATTCAATCTTTGAGTCATCAATACAAGAGCCAAAAACAGGTAAATAGTGCGATAAAATCTCTGTCACTGCAAATTGAACCTGGGATATTAGGCCTATTAGGTCCTAATGGTGCTGGAAAATCTAGCCTGATGCGTATTCTGGCAACCATTGCTAAACCCACTTCCGGCAAGGTGTTGTGGCGGGGCAAGGACATTGTGCAGTCGCCGCAAACCTTAAGGCGCGAATTGGGTTATTTACCGCAATATTTTGGGGTGTATGAACAGTTATCTGGGTTTGAGTTTTTACACTATATTGCAGGCATAAAAGCACTCGATGCCGCTCAGGCTAATCACACTATCGATGAGTTACTGAATAAACTCAATCTAACCCACGCCGCGCATTTGCCATTGAAGGGCTACTCAGGCGGCATGAAGCAGCGAATTGGTATTGCTCAGGCGCTACTTAATGATCCCAAACTGCTGATTATCGATGAGCCCACCGTTGGCTTAGATCCGCAGGAGCGTAGCAATTTTCGTCAGTTACTCACTGAGCTTGCCACCGAGCGCTGCATTATTTTCTCCACCCATATCGTCGCCGATGTGGAATCGATTGCCGACAAGATTGCCATCATGCATTCGGGTCAGTTGATTCAATCTGGGACGCCAAGCACACTGCAACAAAGTGTTGCCAATAAATGCTGGACATTAACGGTTAACTCAGCGGATTTAAGGCAACTGCAACATGAATATATTGTGAGTCACAGCGTAAGAAAAGCAGATAAGCTTGAGGTCAATATTGTTGCTAATCATTGCCCTGATGCCAGTGCCACCTTGAGAGTGCCAACCCTTGAGGATGCTTACCTTTACTATACAATCAATCATCAGCCCAGCTCATTCATCGCGAGGGCAAGCTGATGAGTCAAACTTGGCAAAGCATTATCGCCGATCTTAAACAGCGAACTCGGCAACAAAGTTTTATGGTTTCATTGCTGGCAATGTCGGTATTAACCTTATTGTTTTTCCCTTCCCCTGATGCTCATTACCAGACCTTAGTGCTTAACGGTTACCGTGGTATTTATAATAGCGCTTGGATAGGTGTGTGCTTGGCAATGCTAAACGTAATGTTTTTACCCATTATCTGCTTCTATTTGGTTAAAAATGCAATTGAAGTAGACAGGCAATCAAACACCTTTGAACTTATCGCTTCAACGCCAATTAGCAAGCAGGCTTACCTGTTCGCTAAATGGAGCGTGAATGTATTTATCCAAGTCTGTGTTGTGCTGGTGATGCTGCTAACCAGCATCTTGATCCAATTCTATTATGGTGAGAGTTACCAAATCGATTTGTGGGCGTTAGCCTGGCCGCAGTTAGTGTTTGTGTTGCCGCTACTGTTCGCCATTGCCTCTATCGCACTGCTGTTTGAATCAATCAAATGGCTTAAGGGCGGCTTGGGTAACATCATCTATTTCTTTATGTGGATAGGTTCAGTGACTTACACCATTGAAAGCGTCTCTGGTGTGGGGGCTTTATTAGCACACCTTGAAGCCGAGGTTGTCGAGCGTTTTCCAGCACAAGCGGGCGTTTCGAACATAGGCATAAACATCAGTGATGAAACCCGTGAAATTAACACCTTTGTGTGGCAGGGATTGGAGCCCACCTTATCTCATCTTTGGGGGGGGATGCCGCTGGTTGTGATAAGTTTTGGATGTTTTATGCTCGCATGGGGGCTATTTAATCGCTTCAGTCAAGCTTTAGCTGCCGAGCATCAGGGGTTATCGCCAATGACGAAGACATTGCAAACTAAAGTAAGCAGGGCGCTGGATCCTGTGTTTATAGCATTAACTCGGCATTTTGCCTTTACACGTTTGTTGCGTTTGGAGCTTAAGTTACTGCTCAAAGGCCATTCTATTTATTGGCTTTTGGGTTTGCTGGTGCTAAATGTCATTCAACTTGTTATTGAGCAGCAGATGCTGATGGGCTTACTTTTGCCTATCTCCTGGTTATGGTGCGTGTTGGTGATTTCACAACTGGGCCAACAAGAAAAACAAGCCAATACTCTGGAACTGATGAGCTATAGCAGGCAATCTTCAAGCCTTCAAACCTTGGCAAGCTTCAGTGCTGCCTGGTTGCTATTGGCTATGGCCAGTTGTGGCGGTATGCTGCGCTTAGTGTCCATGGCTGAGTGGTTGCTGCTGGTACAATTGGTTGTCGCCATCTCTTTTTCTGTCGCCTTGGCCTATTTTTGTGGCACCTTATCAGGGACAAAGCGCCTATTTGAAGTGCTCTACCCAACGCTTTGGTATATTGGACCGATACAAACGGCCCTGTATGTGGACTTTTTTGGCGTCAATAGTCAATCGAGCTGGCAAGCCGGGGTTCCCTATTACTTTGGCGCTATTTCAATCAGCTTACTATTGTTAACGGTTAGCCTAAGAAACAGGCGATTATCAAGTTGAGCTGCAAATTTGGTTGAATAGATTAAAATCACTTTCACTCTTCTTGCCTGCAGAAGACTCATATAAGCTAGGGGATAGAATAGGTATTGATATGCCAATGACGTCTGCTGGCGGATATACCATTACAGGGGAGTACACAATGACAAAATTAACATTGATGAGGTAAGGCATGAGTATTGAAGTTTGGCTTTCATTTGTATTAGCATCGACTATCTTGTGTTTCTCTCCAGGACCCACGGTTTTTATGGTCATGGGGCAATCATTGACTCAGGGTAAGGCATCGGTGATCCCTTTGGTCACTGGAGTGCTGTGTGGTGATGTGATTGCCATGAGCGTATCTTTCGCCGGGCTAGGTGCGCTATTGGCAACCTCTGCGGTGTTCTTTAATATTTTCAAATGGGTCGCCGCTGGCTATTTAATGTATCTTGGTGTGAAGGCTTGGCGCAGTAAGCAGAAAGTGGACACTAGCCTTGCTGATAAGACACAGCAGGGGAAAATGTTCAA includes:
- a CDS encoding ABC transporter permease subunit; the protein is MSQTWQSIIADLKQRTRQQSFMVSLLAMSVLTLLFFPSPDAHYQTLVLNGYRGIYNSAWIGVCLAMLNVMFLPIICFYLVKNAIEVDRQSNTFELIASTPISKQAYLFAKWSVNVFIQVCVVLVMLLTSILIQFYYGESYQIDLWALAWPQLVFVLPLLFAIASIALLFESIKWLKGGLGNIIYFFMWIGSVTYTIESVSGVGALLAHLEAEVVERFPAQAGVSNIGINISDETREINTFVWQGLEPTLSHLWGGMPLVVISFGCFMLAWGLFNRFSQALAAEHQGLSPMTKTLQTKVSRALDPVFIALTRHFAFTRLLRLELKLLLKGHSIYWLLGLLVLNVIQLVIEQQMLMGLLLPISWLWCVLVISQLGQQEKQANTLELMSYSRQSSSLQTLASFSAAWLLLAMASCGGMLRLVSMAEWLLLVQLVVAISFSVALAYFCGTLSGTKRLFEVLYPTLWYIGPIQTALYVDFFGVNSQSSWQAGVPYYFGAISISLLLLTVSLRNRRLSS
- a CDS encoding LysE family translocator → MSIEVWLSFVLASTILCFSPGPTVFMVMGQSLTQGKASVIPLVTGVLCGDVIAMSVSFAGLGALLATSAVFFNIFKWVAAGYLMYLGVKAWRSKQKVDTSLADKTQQGKMFKQALVVTALNPKGIIFFIAFFPLFINTQQPVSAQILTMAVSFLMVSAFSASCYSIFSGYLRSKINSPQCQQGFNKLSGSMLMGAGVVTATLHK
- a CDS encoding phospholipase D-like domain-containing protein, with product MKFNKLNMGLLLSLATSFSFVSSLSYADDIEVYFNHTVNPPAIQANLEHKIVDLINSANSSLYMAIYDLDLPNIANAMVSAKQRGVDVKFITDEDNIAGENLTALGILNQGGVPWIDDTENGSAGSKIQHNKFIVVDGKKVLSGSTNFSQSGVHGDLDAQGNLISEGNDNHIVIIDSNQMANVFTHQFNLMWGDGPGGAKDSLFGLGKPDHQLETVYTNNDNIRIDVQFTPQSPTLYQGSSLYNMQQYIRNANRRIHLAQFVISAQDVADEMELRHDAGVEVQGLGDRSFFSRYYSEFQDMLGKEEPNTAGVIEVDSYTGAVNNIWENPADVRVAKLNGNDKWHHKYIIIDDIVLTGSHNISGAAAFGNDENVVVIHDAQTAAEFEGHFSYAFCLAGNGSNCVQTSYTEGTWEGVFFSASQVGVVMDMVNNATLNELDIDAAMNKTAANNIIAARPITSMDQLAAVSYVGAAAMTDLKDYISAWQAK
- a CDS encoding ABC transporter ATP-binding protein, translated to MLLDIQSLSHQYKSQKQVNSAIKSLSLQIEPGILGLLGPNGAGKSSLMRILATIAKPTSGKVLWRGKDIVQSPQTLRRELGYLPQYFGVYEQLSGFEFLHYIAGIKALDAAQANHTIDELLNKLNLTHAAHLPLKGYSGGMKQRIGIAQALLNDPKLLIIDEPTVGLDPQERSNFRQLLTELATERCIIFSTHIVADVESIADKIAIMHSGQLIQSGTPSTLQQSVANKCWTLTVNSADLRQLQHEYIVSHSVRKADKLEVNIVANHCPDASATLRVPTLEDAYLYYTINHQPSSFIARAS